The DNA sequence CCCCATCCCTTGCACAATTTTTTCGGCGATGGCTTCAGCGATTTGCTCTTCCAGATAGGCCCCATTTTCCAGCTTCTCTCTGGCTTCCGCCACTCTGTCTTGACGCACATCCGGCGCGCTATTGGCGGCTGTCTGGGCGATACTCACATCTCTTTGCAGACGCTGAGCTTTTCTGGCTCCACTGGAGATGACTATCTCATCGCCTCCCTTGGCGGAAGCTCTTTCTGTTCGCTTCTCGCCCTCGGGCTTAATTAATTTTTGAATTTCCGGTAGTCTAAAAATAGGTTCTATGGGTGTCATCGTCATCACCTTACCTTCTTTTTTACCTTCTACTATTTCTATCGGCAATCTTGAAGGAAAACTTTAGCTTATTTTTTAAAAAAAATTTTCAAGGAAGAATCCTTACCTTTCTTCCCTCTACTTTAAGCCTTCCCTTAGCAAAGAGAGAGACAGCTTTTGAGTATATCTGGTGTTCTTTTTCTAATATCCGGTTAGTCAAGGTCTCTTCGGTATCATCATCATAGACGCTGACGGCTTCCTGTAAAATTATGGGGCCGGTATCACATTCTTCATCGACAAAATGGACGGTGGCGCCGCTTATCTTAACGCCATAGTCAAGGGCCTTCTTCTGACTTCCTATCCCAGGGAAGGAAGGGAGTAAGGCTGGGTGGATATTCATGATCCGATTTCGGAATTCCCTTACAAAATAAGGGGTGATCAAGAGCATATAGCCAGCCAGACAGACTAATTCTACGCCTTCCTCTTTGAGATTAGCCACTATTTCACGCTCATACTCTTCTCTGGCGGCAAACCCTTCAGGATCGAGGAAAAGAGTCTTTATCCCGTGCTTTTTAGCCCGCACTAAACCATAGGCATCAGCTTTATTGCTAACCACTAAGGCAATTTCTGCTTCTACTTCTCCTTTTTCAATGGAGTCAATAATAGCCTGGAGGTTTGAGCCTCGACCCGAGA is a window from the bacterium genome containing:
- a CDS encoding flagellar biosynthesis anti-sigma factor FlgM, with amino-acid sequence MPIEIVEGKKEGKVMTMTPIEPIFRLPEIQKLIKPEGEKRTERASAKGGDEIVISSGARKAQRLQRDVSIAQTAANSAPDVRQDRVAEAREKLENGAYLEEQIAEAIAEKIVQGMGF
- the purN gene encoding phosphoribosylglycinamide formyltransferase encodes the protein MKKKLRIAVLISGRGSNLQAIIDSIEKGEVEAEIALVVSNKADAYGLVRAKKHGIKTLFLDPEGFAAREEYEREIVANLKEEGVELVCLAGYMLLITPYFVREFRNRIMNIHPALLPSFPGIGSQKKALDYGVKISGATVHFVDEECDTGPIILQEAVSVYDDDTEETLTNRILEKEHQIYSKAVSLFAKGRLKVEGRKVRILP